A genomic window from Purpureocillium takamizusanense chromosome 2, complete sequence includes:
- a CDS encoding uncharacterized protein (TransMembrane:4 (i21-41o72-95i107-128o140-159i)~EggNog:ENOG503P5Y2), which produces MHSRYVQMLLGQDDIPALHNILASFFVWLLLAGFIVFPGTFTSIQHSLEGKEGSRVWTDQTTEKIFKSVKNIPLLVLAAIACGVSLIGMLSLALRHLTNYVWLLNKLIVPGVANCLAGLISTLVGVYSQQHGNWSITAKVTAIVEGSCLGVSIALFFLFDRYLLLRVKESHGQHYEKWPSDRNLQEKW; this is translated from the coding sequence ATGCACTCGCGATACGTGCAgatgctcctcggccaggacGACATCCCCGCCCTGCACAACATTCTCGCCTCTTTCTTCGTttggctcctcctcgccggcttcATTGTCTTCCCCGGCACCTTCACGAGCATCCAACACTcgctcgagggcaaggagggcaGCCGTGTCTGGACCGACCAGACCACCGAAAAAATCTTCAAGAGCGTCAAGAACATACCCCTGCTCGtactcgccgccatcgcatGTGGCGTCTCCCTCATTGGCATGTTGAGCCTCGCGCTGCGGCACCTGACAAACTACGTCTGGCTTCTCAACAAACTCATCGTTCCGGGTGTCGCCAATTGCCTTGCAGGCCTCATATCgaccctcgtcggcgtctaCTCGCAACAGCACGGAAATTGGAGCATCACAGCCAAAGTCACCGCCATTGTCGAAGGTTCATGTCTGGGCGTTAGTATCGCCCTCTTTTTCCTCTTTGACAGGTACCTCCTCCTTAGGGTCAAGGAAAGCCACGGACAGCATTATGAAAAGTGGCCCAGCGACAGGAACCTCCAGGAGAAGTGGTAG